The proteins below come from a single Tribolium castaneum strain GA2 chromosome 9, icTriCast1.1, whole genome shotgun sequence genomic window:
- the LOC663434 gene encoding L-2-hydroxyglutarate dehydrogenase, mitochondrial, translating into MSRIGKEILHSTRRLTSVHYSNNIGRILNATFSTSEQSNQSNEYDVVVVGGGIVGAASAREILLRHKNLRMAIVEKEHKLAVHQSGHNSGVIHAGIYYKPGSLKAKLCVEGLHLAYKYCDTKKIPYKKVGKLIVATNALEQKRLADLHERGIQNQVPDLKVLKGVEEIKKIEPYCQGVEALWSPHTGIVDWGLVTEYYGRDFRDSGGDIFFDFEVNGFKESTNGAFPVTITARNGKSVNAKYVLTCGGLYSDKLSELSGCSRDPRIVPIRGEYLLLNPKKCHMVKGNIYPVPDPRFPFLGVHYTPRMDGSVWLGPNAVPAFRKEGYTWFDINMKELVDAFSYRGFQKLIFRNVGYGVQEVMKSAFSRLQLKDLQKYIPEVRAEDIKRGPAGVRAQALDIDGNLVDDFVFDLGKGGIAKRILHCRNAPSPGATSSLAIAKMVADRLEKEFEFAKSATV; encoded by the exons atgtCTAGAATtggtaaagaaattttacatAGTACCAGAAGGTTGACTTCTGTACATTATTCAAATAATATTGGCAGAATCTTAAACGCCACTTTTTCCACAAGCGAACAGAGCAACCAAAG CAACGAATACGATGTGGTGGTGGTCGGCGGCGGCATCGTGGGCGCCGCCTCCGCCCGCGAAATCCTCCTCCGCCACAAAAATCTCCGCATGGCAATAGTGGAAAAAGAGCACAAATTAGCCGTGCACCAAAGTGGCCACAACAGCGGCGTCATCCATGCCGGTATTTACTACAAGCCCGGCTCACTCAAAGCCAAACTTTGCGTGGAAGGCCTGCACTTGGCCTACAAATACTGCGACACCAAAAAAATACCTTACAAAAAAGTTGGCAAACTAATCGTCGCAACGAATGCTTTAGAACAAAAACGATTAGCTGATTTACACGAACGCGGCATCCAGAACCAAGTGCCCGACTTGAAAGTACTGAAAGGCGTTGaggaaattaagaaaattgagCCGTACTGTCAAGGGGTTGAAGCTTTGTGGTCCCCGCACACGGGGATTGTCGACTGGGGGTTGGTTACGGAGTATTACGGGCGGGATTTTAGGGACAGCGGAGGCGAtatcttttttgattttgag GTCAATGGTTTTAAAGAGTCGACAAATGGTGCGTTTCCTGTAACCATCACTGCCAGAAACGGCAAGTCGGTGAATGCTAAATACGTCCTAACTTGTGGTGGGTTGTACTCTGATAAATTATCCGAGCTGTCTGGGTGTTCTCGTGACCCCAGGATTGTCCCAATCCGTGGGGAATACCTCCTTCTCAACCCGAAAAAATGCCACATGGTGAAGGGCAACATCTACCCGGTCCCTGATCCCAGATTCCCCTTTCTGGGGGTACATTACACGCCCCGAATGGATGGCAGTGTTTGGCTTGGGCCAAACGCCGTTCCAGCCTTTAGAAAAGAAGGTTACAC GTGGTTTGACATCAACATGAAGGAACTAGTTGATGCGTTTTCCTACCGTGGTTTCCAGAAACTGATTTTCAGAAATGTAGGATACGGTGTGCAAGAAGTTATGAAGTCGGCGTTCAGTCGTTTGCAGTTGAAGGATTTGCAAAAGTATATTCCGGAAGTTAGAGCTGAAGATATCAAACGCGGGCCGGCTGGGGTCAGGGCGCAGGCTTTAGACATCGATGGTAATTTAGTGGACGATTTTGTGTTTGATTTGGGGAAAGGGGGAATTGCGAAGAGGATTCTCCACTGCAGGAATGCCCCCAGTCCGGGGGCTACCAGTTCCCTGGCGATTGCCAAAATGGTAGCAGACCGGCTCGAAAAAGAGTTTGAGTTTGCCAAAAGCGCAACAGTGTGA
- the LOC663451 gene encoding L-2-hydroxyglutarate dehydrogenase, mitochondrial, which translates to MMLLRTPHVLETKNLHQKSLRCKSVLKYDIVVIGGGIIGTAIAKTLKEKMKKPKIALLEKEEALARHQSSHNSQVLHAGIYYRTNSLKAKLCVEGAQLIYDYCSVKKIPVKRYGKLIIASDTLDKYRLKELYKQGLRNKVPGIELLDWESVTKIQPYCRGLQALWSPNSGNVNWEVVTKSFGQDFENEGGDIFFGFEAKCVKESGEASHPVLIKSDKEASFLAKYVVTCLGLYSGALFDPEKDKGYENVSLRVNYYTLNPRLNRFVKTNIYAIPHIDMPFIGIHFSPTVGGEVLLGPSAVPALKLDSYDKSAIDVTYIRSKIFSKNVGFLFLKNLQTCLHQVTEAVSCDFRTAVLNKYLPMISKNDILPGPTALQGQIVTKDGEFVDDFLFDIFEGKGIHKRIINCRFVPSPGATSSLAIANMVHDKIRKVDGFGG; encoded by the exons ATGATGCTATTACGAACTCCCCACGTATTGGAAACTAAAAACTTGCACCAAAAATCACTAAG GTGCAAAAGTGTTCTCAAGTATGACATTGTTGTAATCGGCGGAGGCATTATTGGCACAGCTATCGCAAAAACTCTAAaagagaaaatgaaaaaacccAAAATAGCACTattggaaaaagaagaagCTCTAGCTCGGCATCAGAGCAGCCACAACAGTCAGGTGCTACATGCCGGTATTTACTACCGAACCAATTCTTTGAAAGCTAAACTGTGTGTAGAAGGCGCACAACTTATTTACGATTACTGCAGTGTGAAAAAAATCCCAGTCAAGAGATACGGCAAATTGATTATCGCGAGTGATACTTTGGATAAATATCGCCTAAAAGAATTGTACAAACAAGGCTTAAGAAATAAAGTGCCAGGTATAGAACTCCTGGACTGGGAAAGTGTAACCAAGATTCAACCCTACTGTCGGGGTTTACAAGCGCTTTGGTCCCCAAACAGTGGCAACGTTAACTGGGAAGTGGTGACGAAGAGTTTTGGACAAGACTTTGAGAATGAAGGTGGGGATATATTTTTCGGTTTTGAAGCAAAATGTGTTAAAGAGTCGGGCGAAGCTTCGCACCCCGTTCTGATTAAGAGTGATAAGGAGGCGAGTTTTTTGGCAAAGTATGTCGTTACTTGTCTCGGTTTGTACTCAGGGGCGCTTTTTGACCCAGAGAAGGACAAAGGTTACGAGAATGTGTCCCTGCGGGTCAATTATTACACACTTAATCCGAGACTTAACCGCTTTGTTAAAACCAACATTTACGCGATCCCGCACATAGACATGCCCTTCATAGGCATCCATTTTAGTCCCACTGTCGGTGGCGAGGTCCTTCTTGGACCAAGTGCCGTTCCGGCACTAAAACTGGACAGTTACGA CAAATCTGCGATTGATGTGACTTACATTCGTAgcaagattttttcaaaaaatgtgggttttttgtttttgaaaaacctCCAAACTTGTTTACACCAAGTGACCGAGGCAGTTTCCTGTGATTTTCGAACTGCcgtattaaataaatatttaccaatGATTTCAAAAAACGATATTCTTCCGGGACCGACCGCCCTGCAAGGCCAGATTGTGACCAAAGATGGGGAATTtgttgatgattttttattcgaCATATTCGAAGGCAAGGGAATACACAAGCGGATTATTAATTGTAGGTTTGTACCAAGCCCTGGCGCTACTAGTTCTCTGGCCATTGCTAACATGGTCCATGACAAAATACGAAAAGTGGACGGTTTCGGAggttaa